A genomic region of Chthoniobacterales bacterium contains the following coding sequences:
- a CDS encoding SDR family NAD(P)-dependent oxidoreductase has translation MQQEQIAIIGMGLRFPGGLNNVEDFWKFLDEGRDAVVEIPPDRWNIARFYDPQPGLPGKSMAKHGGFINGIDLFDPQFFGISPREAPFIDPQQRLLLETAWEAIEDAGIVLDQRNGTDIGVFAGISHTDYQNIQGGASDRTGISAHSPTGNAHSIAANRISYCLNLTGPSIAMDTACSSALTAVHVACEHLRERRCAAALAGGVTVMITPDGFIGFSQASMLSPDGRCRAFDASANGFVRGEGAGMVLLKPLSKALEDGDPIYAIIRGTSANQDGHTNGIMLPGEEAQARLVREACADAGIDPLSVGYVEAHGTGTAVGDPIEAHALSRALCPGRADGRPLVIGSVKTNLGHLETAAGVAGLIKAALVVNRGRIPANIHFTTPSPHIDFGAAKLRVPTRTEDFPGGADAERIAGVNSFGFGGANAHVIVSEPPKQPRLDGGGIATERAWPVTLSARSEESLKAAAAELAAWIDAKTASNGGGNLLCDLAYTLGARRNHHAYRLTGAPLSASELSGELRSFVADGAAAGLKSSFAPQPEKAPRVGFVMSGQGPQWWGMGRELMRTEKVFRETMEACARAMAPHASFSLLEELAKDENETRLAETEVGQPAIFAMQIALSELWKSWGITPSLITGHSVGELAAVCVAGILSLDVAARIIVMRARFMSGCARNEGAMLAVGLPEDEVLELISRHDPAASIAAFNGPRSLTIAGLKPPLEKMAAELEARGVFNRFVRVQHPFHHALMQPAAAELEKALAGLQPEDGTIPFFSTVTGALCPGRECTASYWASGIRNPVRFVSAVKSMAQEGVDVWLEISAHPALALSIQECLADNGVKAPVVSSTRREREQQAMMEAALEMNNLGATVDFAAMIPSRTQLVLPSYPWKKERWWHESSDVRSSRLAPGGRGLLDARLPRSLPTWSARLDERHMAYLRDHRVDNHIVFPAAGFIAMVLEAGVQLFEGRPFAIEDFEIRKPLILPEAVETLVMELSYDPAERSFTIQSRFEPSTTWSVHVVGSLRAERVESSFEATRWRGPEGELDPADIDEHYEHKRNRGLRYGPEFRAARELFARNGESAGLVTLSEVAAQRAAEYALHPVIMDGALHVFSAGARTVESRGVKLKLPVRFSRILYLRPPGAACRVRARVLNCNDELTEGRIGVYDTDGAPCVLADGFRAVALSSARRAGSPTGEGRELVYHVDWERCAADSTPVAQPPLPLAALHESAASALDAVLDLRGKERLEAVMVEEDAVAAAQVAAGLRGMGVNGGSFTADSLRVAPGMRRVFQRLAAKLAKRGLLEECQGESWRTRESFGRVADSAPHLLRDFLARVPGHTSEGLLCAATGAEFGSIMRGEKDAVQVLFAGAGTDWLEQFYGDGLYASHWLAAIGAAVRRAADSLPEGRGLRILEVGAGTAGLASHVLSQLERGLHTYVFSDVSTGFFSAAQQKLAAFPEVEYRIYNLDRSPAEQDFEDGTFDFIVGTNVLHAAADLRSALRNLHGLLAPGGTLAFMDVASPRLWTESIFGLTSGWWNLKDSDLRPEHPLLSRQQWEEVLRDCGFSEVASLPGMRDPEGGEGQIGVLARKAWAAPKPELSQAAELDEKSWVVFADDHGFGDALAVRLRECGARCRVVKRGETFASADADTSIVQPDAPENWRRLIDDWSSADRPQRFVYFWSLDAGDSTDALMGTDAFLHLAHALEIFAPHGKVRLDLVTRGAQPAGRDPADVSPAAGACIGLFRVFLSEHPSITSHAIDLPPVARAGDGEMLWSELQRKDAEREVALRGEARYVQRLARGLPLRDKTLGADVPMRLESRERGSLDSLKFTAFAMPAPGPGEVLIRVKAAALNFRDVLKALGLYPAETADARMFGDEVGGEIVAVGDGVGHVKVGDRVFGLAVFGLATHTLARAADVRCIPEGVTFEEAATVPVVFMTAWHSLKNVARLRKGETVLVHSGAGGVGMAAIQIARHLGAKVIASAGSQAKRSLLSTLGVDHVVDSRRGDFAERVMELTGGKGVDVVLNALAGEAIPMGLSCLAEFGRFIEIGKRDIYQNSKLPLWHMRRNVSFHVVAMDAVFAGDEELTRELLAEIAGLMEQGALRPLPYRSFPACRADAAFRLMAAGKHTGKVLLAFAEPFLLRRGAEPHAPFAVDPDATYLVTGGFGGFGKVLARWLATRGARHLVLAGRRGIDTDGAKEFVAELEAAGVTVLAVKADAGSAEDTRRAFSEIRATKRPLKGVFHLAMAIDDAPLSELTPERFATVLQPKALGALHLHEETKSLDLDAFVLFSSASSVFGNPGQGNYAAANAFLDSLAHHRRSLGLPALAVNWGVLGGDGYVARNEKVAEYLLRQGTAALEPSEVTSILESFLDADATQAAAMRVDWAKWRQAFRGLQENRLLERIFAAGVELEESAGKTGDWRLRIEAAPADAKEAVIVQALQEVVGSVLRVKPDSLRPDQPLTDLGLDSLMGVEIENLIEASIGVALPPTSLMRARTIGQIASLIHGHLGGEQNPAAAAPAAVEEVSLEEVDLDALADVDLGDVQPADRARDGKEARPVGAA, from the coding sequence ATGCAACAGGAACAAATCGCGATCATCGGCATGGGTCTCCGTTTTCCCGGGGGGCTGAACAATGTCGAGGACTTCTGGAAATTTCTCGATGAGGGGCGCGATGCCGTGGTGGAAATTCCGCCGGATCGCTGGAATATCGCGAGGTTTTACGATCCGCAGCCGGGGTTGCCCGGAAAATCGATGGCCAAGCACGGAGGCTTCATCAACGGCATCGACCTGTTCGACCCGCAGTTTTTCGGGATTTCTCCGCGCGAGGCGCCGTTCATCGACCCGCAGCAGCGCCTGCTTCTCGAGACGGCTTGGGAGGCGATCGAGGATGCAGGCATCGTGCTGGACCAACGCAACGGCACGGACATCGGCGTCTTCGCCGGTATTTCGCACACGGACTACCAGAATATCCAAGGCGGGGCGTCCGACCGCACCGGCATAAGCGCGCATTCGCCCACCGGCAATGCGCACAGCATTGCCGCCAACCGCATTTCCTACTGCCTCAACCTGACCGGGCCGAGCATCGCGATGGATACGGCGTGCTCTTCGGCGCTCACCGCCGTCCATGTTGCGTGCGAGCATTTGCGCGAGAGACGGTGCGCGGCAGCTCTTGCCGGCGGAGTGACCGTCATGATTACGCCGGACGGATTCATCGGATTCTCGCAGGCCTCGATGCTTTCACCCGACGGACGTTGCCGCGCGTTCGACGCATCGGCCAACGGATTCGTGCGGGGGGAGGGGGCTGGGATGGTTTTGCTCAAGCCGTTGTCCAAAGCCCTTGAAGACGGCGACCCGATCTACGCTATCATACGCGGCACTTCCGCGAACCAGGACGGTCACACCAACGGCATCATGCTTCCGGGCGAGGAAGCACAAGCGCGTCTGGTGCGCGAGGCGTGTGCGGACGCGGGTATCGATCCTTTGTCTGTCGGCTACGTCGAGGCCCACGGAACGGGGACGGCGGTGGGTGATCCCATTGAGGCGCATGCCCTCTCCCGCGCCCTTTGCCCGGGGCGCGCGGACGGAAGGCCTCTTGTCATAGGCTCGGTCAAAACGAATCTCGGCCATCTGGAGACTGCGGCCGGTGTGGCGGGTCTCATCAAGGCCGCCTTGGTGGTCAATCGCGGCCGGATCCCGGCTAATATTCACTTCACCACGCCCAGTCCGCACATCGACTTCGGGGCTGCGAAGTTGAGGGTTCCGACTCGAACCGAGGATTTTCCCGGCGGGGCGGACGCGGAGCGCATCGCGGGGGTCAACTCATTCGGTTTTGGCGGGGCCAATGCTCACGTCATTGTTTCGGAGCCTCCCAAGCAGCCGCGTCTGGATGGCGGCGGTATCGCGACAGAGCGCGCGTGGCCGGTCACGCTCTCGGCGCGTTCGGAGGAATCGCTCAAGGCGGCGGCTGCCGAATTGGCCGCTTGGATCGATGCGAAAACCGCGTCCAATGGCGGCGGCAATTTGCTTTGCGATCTTGCCTACACTCTCGGGGCACGACGCAATCACCATGCCTACCGGCTCACTGGGGCCCCTCTCTCGGCGAGTGAACTCTCCGGGGAATTGCGCTCCTTCGTGGCGGACGGCGCCGCCGCCGGATTGAAAAGTTCTTTCGCTCCCCAGCCGGAAAAAGCTCCGCGCGTGGGGTTTGTTATGAGCGGTCAGGGGCCGCAGTGGTGGGGCATGGGGCGCGAGTTGATGCGCACGGAGAAAGTATTCCGCGAGACGATGGAGGCTTGTGCGCGTGCCATGGCGCCGCACGCCTCGTTCTCTTTGCTCGAGGAGCTTGCCAAGGACGAGAACGAAACACGCTTGGCGGAAACGGAAGTCGGGCAACCGGCCATTTTCGCCATGCAGATCGCGCTGTCGGAACTCTGGAAATCCTGGGGCATCACCCCTTCGCTCATCACCGGACACAGTGTGGGCGAGTTGGCGGCGGTCTGTGTCGCGGGGATTCTTTCGCTTGATGTGGCGGCGCGCATCATTGTCATGCGTGCCCGCTTCATGTCGGGTTGCGCACGCAACGAAGGTGCCATGCTGGCGGTCGGCTTGCCGGAAGACGAAGTCCTCGAACTTATTTCGCGGCACGACCCGGCAGCGAGTATCGCGGCTTTCAACGGTCCGCGTTCGCTCACCATCGCGGGGCTCAAGCCGCCCCTCGAAAAAATGGCCGCCGAATTGGAGGCACGAGGTGTTTTCAACCGCTTTGTGCGCGTGCAGCACCCCTTCCACCACGCACTCATGCAACCCGCGGCGGCCGAATTGGAGAAGGCCCTTGCCGGCTTGCAGCCGGAAGATGGCACGATTCCATTCTTCAGCACGGTGACGGGCGCTCTGTGTCCGGGGCGCGAATGCACCGCGTCTTACTGGGCCTCGGGGATCCGAAATCCTGTTCGCTTTGTTTCTGCCGTGAAGTCCATGGCGCAGGAAGGCGTGGACGTGTGGCTTGAGATCAGCGCGCATCCCGCGCTGGCTCTGTCCATCCAAGAGTGCCTCGCCGACAACGGTGTCAAAGCCCCGGTTGTCTCCTCGACGCGCCGCGAGCGCGAGCAGCAGGCCATGATGGAAGCCGCGCTGGAGATGAACAACCTGGGTGCGACCGTCGATTTCGCGGCCATGATCCCGTCGCGGACCCAGCTGGTGCTGCCTTCCTACCCGTGGAAAAAAGAGCGCTGGTGGCACGAGTCTTCGGACGTGCGCAGCAGCCGGCTCGCTCCCGGTGGCCGGGGGCTGCTCGACGCGCGCCTGCCCCGATCGCTTCCGACTTGGAGCGCCCGTCTTGACGAACGCCACATGGCCTACCTGCGCGATCACCGCGTGGACAATCATATCGTGTTTCCTGCAGCCGGCTTCATCGCCATGGTTCTCGAAGCCGGTGTCCAGTTGTTCGAGGGGCGGCCCTTTGCCATCGAGGACTTCGAAATCCGCAAGCCGCTCATTTTGCCCGAAGCCGTCGAAACACTCGTCATGGAACTGTCCTATGATCCGGCCGAGCGCTCCTTCACAATCCAAAGCCGCTTCGAGCCCTCGACGACTTGGTCGGTGCACGTTGTCGGCTCGCTGCGCGCCGAGAGGGTGGAATCTTCATTCGAAGCCACGCGCTGGCGCGGGCCGGAAGGGGAACTCGATCCGGCGGACATCGACGAGCACTACGAGCACAAACGCAACCGCGGGTTGCGCTACGGCCCCGAATTCCGCGCCGCCCGCGAGTTGTTCGCCCGCAACGGAGAGTCCGCGGGGCTCGTCACGCTTTCCGAGGTCGCCGCGCAGCGGGCGGCGGAATATGCCCTGCATCCCGTCATCATGGACGGCGCGCTCCACGTTTTTTCCGCGGGTGCCCGCACGGTTGAAAGTCGCGGCGTCAAGCTGAAGCTGCCGGTCCGCTTCTCCCGCATCCTTTATTTGCGTCCGCCCGGCGCTGCCTGCCGTGTTCGGGCCCGCGTGCTCAATTGCAACGACGAACTGACGGAAGGGCGGATTGGTGTCTATGACACCGATGGCGCGCCCTGTGTTTTGGCGGACGGTTTTCGTGCGGTCGCGCTCAGTTCGGCCCGGCGTGCGGGCTCTCCCACGGGCGAGGGGAGGGAGCTTGTCTATCACGTGGACTGGGAAAGGTGCGCTGCGGACAGCACGCCGGTTGCACAGCCGCCGTTGCCTTTGGCTGCGCTGCATGAGTCCGCGGCATCAGCGCTCGATGCGGTGCTGGACCTTCGCGGCAAAGAACGCCTGGAGGCCGTGATGGTGGAGGAAGATGCAGTCGCCGCCGCGCAAGTTGCCGCGGGCCTTCGCGGCATGGGTGTCAATGGCGGGTCATTCACCGCGGATTCGCTGCGCGTCGCGCCCGGCATGCGCAGGGTCTTCCAGCGGCTTGCCGCCAAACTGGCCAAACGCGGACTGCTGGAGGAGTGCCAAGGCGAATCGTGGCGGACGAGGGAAAGTTTTGGCCGGGTTGCGGACTCCGCGCCGCACCTTTTGCGTGATTTTCTGGCGCGAGTTCCGGGACACACCTCCGAAGGTTTGTTGTGCGCGGCAACCGGGGCCGAATTCGGTTCCATCATGCGCGGTGAGAAGGATGCGGTGCAGGTGCTTTTTGCCGGTGCGGGCACGGATTGGCTGGAGCAGTTTTACGGCGACGGTTTGTATGCCAGTCACTGGCTGGCGGCGATCGGTGCGGCCGTGCGCAGGGCGGCAGACTCGCTGCCGGAAGGTCGCGGCCTGCGCATTTTGGAAGTTGGCGCGGGCACAGCCGGGCTTGCTTCCCATGTGCTCTCGCAACTCGAGCGCGGCTTGCACACCTACGTATTTTCCGACGTTTCGACGGGATTCTTCAGCGCAGCCCAGCAAAAACTCGCGGCATTTCCCGAGGTCGAATACCGGATTTACAACCTCGACCGCAGTCCGGCCGAGCAGGACTTCGAAGACGGCACATTCGATTTCATTGTCGGAACCAACGTTCTGCACGCCGCCGCCGATTTGCGGTCGGCCCTGCGGAATCTTCACGGTCTTCTCGCCCCGGGCGGCACGCTTGCTTTCATGGATGTGGCATCTCCGCGTCTGTGGACCGAATCGATCTTCGGTCTCACCAGCGGATGGTGGAATCTCAAGGACAGTGATCTTCGGCCCGAGCACCCTTTGCTCTCCCGGCAGCAGTGGGAGGAGGTGCTTCGTGATTGCGGATTCTCCGAGGTGGCCAGCCTTCCCGGCATGCGCGATCCCGAGGGTGGCGAAGGGCAAATCGGCGTGCTCGCCCGCAAGGCTTGGGCAGCGCCGAAACCGGAGCTGTCGCAAGCCGCGGAGTTGGACGAGAAGTCGTGGGTTGTTTTCGCCGATGACCATGGTTTCGGCGACGCACTGGCCGTGCGATTGCGTGAGTGCGGGGCGCGGTGCCGTGTTGTGAAGCGGGGGGAGACATTTGCCTCGGCCGATGCCGATACGAGCATCGTGCAGCCTGATGCTCCGGAAAATTGGCGCCGGTTGATCGACGATTGGTCCTCGGCCGACCGGCCGCAGCGCTTTGTTTATTTTTGGAGCCTCGATGCCGGGGATTCAACGGACGCCCTGATGGGAACGGACGCATTTTTGCACCTCGCGCATGCCCTCGAAATATTCGCTCCGCACGGAAAGGTAAGGCTGGATCTTGTCACGCGCGGGGCGCAGCCGGCAGGGCGTGACCCGGCGGATGTTTCCCCCGCCGCGGGGGCTTGCATCGGGCTGTTCCGCGTTTTTCTGAGCGAGCATCCTTCGATAACCAGTCATGCGATCGACCTTCCGCCCGTGGCTCGCGCCGGCGACGGCGAGATGCTGTGGTCGGAACTTCAGCGCAAAGACGCAGAGCGCGAGGTGGCCTTGCGTGGCGAAGCGCGCTACGTGCAGAGACTCGCGCGGGGTTTGCCCCTGCGGGACAAAACGCTGGGCGCAGATGTCCCGATGCGGCTTGAGTCGCGCGAGCGCGGCAGTCTCGACAGTTTGAAGTTCACGGCTTTTGCCATGCCGGCGCCCGGTCCGGGCGAGGTGCTGATCCGCGTGAAGGCTGCCGCCTTGAACTTTCGCGATGTGCTCAAAGCTCTCGGCCTTTACCCGGCGGAAACGGCCGACGCGCGGATGTTCGGTGATGAAGTGGGCGGCGAGATTGTTGCCGTCGGCGACGGGGTCGGGCACGTGAAAGTCGGCGACCGTGTTTTCGGCCTTGCGGTGTTCGGTCTTGCCACGCACACCCTCGCACGTGCCGCGGACGTGCGTTGCATACCGGAGGGCGTGACGTTCGAGGAGGCCGCGACGGTGCCTGTTGTGTTCATGACGGCATGGCACTCGCTGAAAAACGTCGCCCGCCTCCGCAAAGGTGAGACGGTCTTGGTCCACTCGGGCGCCGGTGGCGTCGGCATGGCCGCGATCCAGATCGCGCGCCACCTCGGCGCGAAGGTGATTGCTTCCGCGGGAAGCCAAGCGAAGCGCTCTCTTCTTTCCACTCTCGGAGTCGATCATGTCGTGGATTCGCGGCGCGGGGATTTTGCCGAGCGCGTGATGGAGCTGACCGGCGGGAAGGGTGTCGATGTGGTGCTCAACGCCCTTGCGGGCGAGGCGATACCCATGGGCCTTTCCTGCCTCGCGGAGTTCGGTCGCTTCATCGAGATCGGCAAACGCGACATTTACCAGAACTCGAAGCTTCCGCTGTGGCACATGCGGCGCAACGTCTCCTTCCACGTTGTTGCCATGGATGCGGTTTTTGCGGGCGACGAGGAGCTGACTCGCGAACTTCTGGCCGAGATTGCCGGATTGATGGAGCAGGGGGCTCTGCGGCCGCTTCCCTACCGCTCGTTCCCGGCGTGCCGTGCCGATGCTGCTTTTCGTCTCATGGCTGCGGGCAAGCATACCGGCAAAGTGCTTCTCGCGTTTGCCGAACCGTTCCTCCTGCGGCGTGGCGCGGAGCCGCATGCGCCGTTCGCGGTGGATCCGGACGCAACCTACCTTGTCACGGGGGGATTCGGGGGCTTCGGAAAAGTTCTCGCTCGATGGCTGGCCACGCGCGGCGCGCGCCATCTTGTGCTCGCCGGTCGCCGGGGAATCGATACCGACGGTGCAAAAGAATTTGTCGCGGAACTGGAAGCCGCGGGGGTCACGGTTCTCGCGGTCAAAGCCGATGCCGGTTCCGCGGAAGACACGAGGCGCGCGTTCTCCGAAATACGCGCTACGAAACGGCCTCTCAAAGGTGTGTTCCATCTCGCAATGGCGATCGACGATGCGCCGCTATCCGAACTCACGCCCGAGAGATTCGCAACCGTCCTGCAGCCCAAGGCGCTCGGTGCCCTGCATCTCCACGAAGAAACAAAATCCCTCGACCTCGACGCGTTCGTCCTTTTTTCCTCGGCCTCCAGCGTTTTTGGGAATCCGGGCCAGGGGAATTACGCGGCGGCCAATGCATTTCTTGATTCCCTGGCGCACCACAGGCGTTCATTGGGACTGCCTGCCTTGGCTGTGAACTGGGGTGTTCTCGGCGGAGACGGTTATGTGGCTCGCAACGAGAAAGTCGCGGAGTATCTCCTCCGCCAAGGAACGGCGGCTCTCGAACCATCGGAAGTCACATCCATTCTCGAGTCGTTTCTCGACGCGGATGCCACCCAGGCCGCGGCGATGCGGGTCGATTGGGCCAAATGGAGACAGGCTTTTCGCGGATTGCAGGAGAACCGTTTGCTCGAGCGCATCTTCGCCGCGGGCGTGGAACTCGAGGAATCCGCGGGTAAGACCGGAGACTGGCGGCTGCGCATCGAGGCGGCGCCTGCTGACGCCAAGGAGGCGGTCATCGTGCAGGCTCTGCAGGAAGTTGTCGGCTCCGTTCTGCGCGTCAAACCGGATTCCCTGCGCCCGGATCAACCTTTGACCGATCTCGGACTGGATTCGCTCATGGGCGTGGAGATCGAAAATCTCATCGAGGCTTCAATAGGCGTGGCCTTGCCTCCCACGAGTTTGATGCGTGCCCGCACGATTGGTCAGATCGCCTCTCTTATTCATGGTCATCTCGGTGGTGAACAAAATCCGGCGGCTGCGGCCCCGGCTGCTGTCGAGGAGGTGTCGCTCGAGGAGGTCGATCTCGATGCCTTGGCGGACGTCGATCTGGGCGATGTTCAGCCCGCAGATCGTGCGAGGGATGGCAAAGAAGCCAGACCCGTTGGTGCGGCTTGA
- a CDS encoding glycoside hydrolase family 1 protein, translating into MLRAMWQALRIGMTLGAAFFVAGCVTPPPAYRPPSAPAVTKKLPKEKFWWGTSTASFQNEDRGEPPGSPFYFQTDWDVFGKEGHAPVRGDDAVFSWSRFDRDLVALKQLGVSHFRFGVEWARIEPKPGVVNERALARYVRMARDLRAAGIEPVVTLWHFTFPDWLYDSKRKGQSNFLHPDVREAWRAHVTRVAKAMAPYVRIYVPQNEPNGALQLGWIAGHWPPGLLLRPFAYKKAMKVSADMFREAAGIVRRERPDAVIMGIYSLPDWRRNRLQDPTALVYNIVQRQNFDHLDMVADTMDVVGVNYYYAQDASILRFLSRGHGEMSSDYTQLGWEIVPEGLYNVLKTVQARYGKPIVVTENGLGTQSERKRIRYIREHIAQLRRAIESGVDVRGYFPWTLVDNYEWKEGWTGQFGLFSYDARTKDRVLEPTGKWFSAFIKEHREP; encoded by the coding sequence ATGCTCCGCGCCATGTGGCAAGCGCTCCGCATCGGCATGACGCTCGGCGCGGCTTTTTTTGTCGCGGGTTGCGTGACCCCGCCGCCGGCCTATCGTCCGCCCTCCGCGCCCGCGGTGACCAAGAAGCTGCCGAAGGAAAAATTCTGGTGGGGGACATCCACTGCCAGCTTCCAGAACGAGGATCGTGGCGAGCCGCCCGGTTCACCTTTTTATTTCCAGACCGACTGGGATGTTTTCGGGAAGGAAGGGCATGCGCCTGTGCGCGGGGACGACGCGGTCTTCTCTTGGTCGCGCTTCGACCGAGACCTCGTGGCGCTCAAACAACTCGGGGTCTCGCATTTCCGATTCGGCGTCGAATGGGCCCGCATCGAGCCGAAACCCGGCGTGGTCAACGAGCGGGCGCTTGCACGCTATGTCCGCATGGCGCGTGATCTCCGTGCCGCCGGAATCGAGCCGGTGGTCACGCTCTGGCACTTCACGTTCCCCGACTGGCTCTATGACAGCAAACGCAAGGGGCAATCGAACTTCCTGCATCCCGATGTGCGCGAGGCCTGGCGTGCGCACGTGACGCGCGTGGCGAAAGCGATGGCTCCCTACGTCCGTATTTACGTGCCGCAGAACGAACCCAACGGGGCGCTGCAGCTGGGATGGATCGCGGGTCACTGGCCGCCCGGATTGCTGCTTCGTCCGTTTGCCTACAAAAAGGCGATGAAAGTTTCGGCCGACATGTTCCGCGAGGCCGCCGGGATCGTGCGCCGCGAGCGTCCCGACGCTGTCATCATGGGCATCTACTCGTTGCCGGATTGGAGGCGCAACCGTCTGCAGGATCCGACGGCGCTGGTTTACAACATTGTCCAGAGGCAGAACTTCGACCATCTCGATATGGTGGCCGACACCATGGATGTCGTCGGTGTGAACTATTATTACGCGCAGGATGCCAGCATCTTGAGATTCCTCAGCAGGGGGCACGGCGAGATGTCATCGGATTACACGCAGCTCGGATGGGAAATCGTGCCCGAGGGCCTTTACAACGTCCTCAAGACCGTCCAAGCGCGCTACGGCAAACCGATCGTCGTGACCGAAAACGGGCTCGGAACGCAAAGCGAGCGCAAGCGCATCCGATATATCCGGGAGCATATCGCGCAGTTGCGCCGGGCCATCGAATCGGGCGTCGATGTTCGCGGGTATTTTCCATGGACTCTCGTGGACAACTACGAGTGGAAAGAGGGATGGACCGGGCAATTCGGCCTGTTTTCCTACGATGCGCGCACCAAAGACCGCGTGCTCGAACCCACCGGCAAGTGGTTTTCCGCTTTCATCAAGGAGCATCGCGAACCCTGA
- a CDS encoding phosphatidylserine/phosphatidylglycerophosphate/cardiolipin synthase family protein, with product MRGAVYDFCGTPQMQTSPLLSDSVLTDLSRRASAPWRPLSEACILQDGSQAFPVMLDLIAGARKSVWFENFIFAGDRTGRRFAGAMGAAARRGVEVRVLYDPIGTMMVKGGSAARELARQDVRARSFRPVSLLSPGTWPRLRHRDHRKTMVVDGEVAVVGGLCISDNWAGHDEGGHNWRDTALMVRGSVVGDVEIAFDAMWSRADGEDLPAPAVHSASCPGMPCGLVAADQPGAHHVAEIYIRLAVEARQSLDITDAYLVTPEPVVAAVESAARRGVRVRFLLPGNNNHPFASASARRRYARLMAAGVRIYEWRGMMVHAKTAVADAQMTLVGSSNLDPLSMTRNYELNLLVADPATGERMREMFERDLDGAREIVPAEWDRRPLWQKAAETAAGLFDGNL from the coding sequence ATGCGCGGGGCTGTTTATGATTTTTGCGGAACTCCGCAGATGCAAACCTCGCCGCTGCTTTCCGACTCCGTGCTCACCGACCTGTCGCGGCGGGCCTCCGCGCCATGGCGACCTTTGTCGGAGGCATGCATCCTCCAGGACGGCAGCCAGGCATTTCCGGTGATGCTCGATCTCATCGCCGGCGCGCGGAAGTCGGTGTGGTTCGAAAATTTCATTTTTGCGGGTGACCGCACCGGCCGCCGGTTTGCCGGGGCGATGGGTGCTGCGGCCCGCCGTGGCGTCGAAGTCCGGGTGCTTTACGACCCGATCGGCACGATGATGGTCAAAGGCGGATCGGCGGCGAGGGAACTTGCGCGGCAGGACGTAAGGGCGCGCTCATTCCGTCCCGTTTCGCTGTTATCGCCGGGAACGTGGCCCCGATTGCGCCACCGTGATCATCGTAAAACCATGGTCGTGGACGGCGAGGTCGCCGTGGTGGGCGGACTTTGCATCAGCGACAATTGGGCCGGGCACGATGAAGGGGGGCACAACTGGCGCGACACGGCACTGATGGTTCGCGGCAGTGTGGTGGGCGACGTTGAAATCGCATTCGATGCCATGTGGAGCCGTGCGGACGGGGAGGATCTTCCGGCACCGGCCGTTCATTCCGCATCTTGCCCGGGCATGCCTTGCGGTCTGGTGGCGGCGGACCAACCGGGTGCCCACCATGTTGCGGAGATTTACATCCGGCTTGCTGTCGAGGCGCGGCAGAGTCTCGACATCACCGACGCCTATCTCGTCACGCCTGAGCCCGTAGTGGCTGCGGTCGAATCCGCGGCACGCCGCGGTGTCCGCGTGAGATTTCTTTTGCCCGGAAACAACAACCATCCTTTCGCTTCTGCTTCGGCACGCCGCCGCTACGCGCGTCTGATGGCGGCCGGCGTGCGCATCTACGAGTGGCGGGGCATGATGGTGCATGCGAAAACGGCGGTTGCCGACGCGCAGATGACACTCGTCGGATCGAGCAACCTCGATCCGCTTTCCATGACGCGCAATTACGAGCTGAACTTGCTGGTGGCCGATCCGGCCACGGGGGAACGGATGCGCGAGATGTTCGAGCGTGATCTGGACGGGGCCCGCGAAATTGTGCCGGCGGAGTGGGATCGGCGGCCGCTGTGGCAAAAAGCCGCGGAAACTGCGGCGGGTCTATTTGACGGCAACCTTTGA